One region of Pseudomonas sp. B21-040 genomic DNA includes:
- a CDS encoding alpha/beta hydrolase — translation MNKWLLALLFTCATTQAAEHAVKAVSPGRLLLKEGEMAVGIGPAPAKIERVLIILHGRLRNAETYRQSAEQAAEWAGQSASTLVIAPQFLNETDVALHPVADTVLRWQGNDWMAGGMSTAPFAVSSYAALDQIIARVSDRQQFPDLKEIVIAGHSGGAQVVQRYALLAHEQPELSAAGIKVRYVVANPSSYAYFDERRPVVFNHANCPGFNRWKYGLIDLPLYGSGQTSPQIEGNYVKRDVTYLLGQQDIDPQQPALDKGCEAEAQGANRLARGHFYFDYLLRRNPRGVNQRLVEVPGVGHNGDEMLTSPEGIKALFGQ, via the coding sequence ATGAATAAGTGGCTGTTAGCTCTACTGTTTACCTGTGCAACAACCCAGGCCGCCGAGCATGCGGTCAAGGCAGTAAGCCCCGGTCGGCTGTTGCTCAAAGAAGGCGAGATGGCGGTGGGCATCGGCCCGGCTCCGGCGAAAATCGAACGTGTGCTGATCATCCTCCATGGTCGCTTGCGCAACGCAGAAACCTATCGGCAAAGCGCCGAGCAAGCGGCAGAGTGGGCGGGCCAAAGTGCATCCACGCTGGTGATCGCCCCGCAATTTCTCAATGAAACCGACGTAGCACTGCATCCCGTGGCAGACACTGTGTTGCGCTGGCAGGGCAATGACTGGATGGCGGGCGGGATGTCCACCGCGCCCTTTGCGGTGAGTTCCTATGCGGCGCTGGATCAAATCATCGCGAGGGTCAGTGATCGCCAGCAGTTTCCGGACTTGAAAGAGATCGTCATCGCCGGACATTCCGGTGGCGCCCAGGTCGTCCAGCGTTATGCATTGCTCGCTCACGAGCAACCGGAGCTGTCGGCCGCAGGCATTAAGGTTCGCTATGTTGTCGCCAACCCTTCCTCGTACGCGTATTTCGATGAGCGTCGGCCCGTGGTGTTCAACCACGCGAACTGTCCGGGGTTCAATCGCTGGAAGTATGGTCTGATAGATTTACCCCTCTATGGCAGTGGGCAAACGTCACCGCAGATTGAAGGCAATTACGTCAAACGTGACGTGACTTATCTGCTCGGGCAGCAAGACATCGACCCGCAACAGCCTGCACTGGACAAGGGGTGTGAAGCAGAGGCCCAAGGCGCGAATCGCCTGGCTCGTGGGCACTTTTACTTTGATTATCTGCTGCGTCGCAATCCGCGAGGAGTGAACCAGCGACTGGTTGAAGTGCCAGGCGTCGGGCATAACGGGGATGAAATGTTGACTTCGCCGGAGGGGATCAAGGCGTTGTTTGGGCAGTGA
- the quiC gene encoding 3-dehydroshikimate dehydratase QuiC, producing MQRSIATVSLSGTLPEKLEAIAAAGFDGVEIFENDLLYYDGSPREIKQMCADLGIAITLFQPFRDFEGCRRDRLSRNLERAERKFDLMQELGTDLVLVCSNASADSVGDEQILVDDLRLLAERAGARGLRIGYEALAWGRHVNTYQQVWNIVRQADHPSLGVLLDSFHTLSLKGDPSAIAEIPGDKIFFVQMADAPILAMDVLEWSRHFRCFPGQGEFDLPGFLAPIIQSGYTGPLSLEIFNDGFRAAPPRANAADGLRSLLYLEEKTRQRLEQQTKPSANLDILFETPKASEYNGIEFLEFAVDESLGAKLSHWLERLGFVKAGQHRSKSVSLLRQGDINLILNSEPYSFAHSFFEAHGPSLCATAVRVKDSASALARAVAYKGQPYRGLVGPNELELAAVRAPDGSLIYLVDQDADVYGTDFHLFPDAVASGGLKRIDHMAMALPADSLDSWVLFYKSLLDFEADDEVVLPDPYGLVKSRALRSRDSSIRLPLNISENRNTAISHALSSYRGSGVHHIAFDCDDIFAQVSRAKEAGVPLLDIPLNYYDDLAARFDFDDEFLSELAYYNVLYDRDAQGGELFHVYTEPFEGRFFFEIIQRKNGYAGYGAANVAVRLAAMAKSRSGAIRQAKL from the coding sequence ATGCAGCGTTCCATTGCCACCGTTTCCTTGAGCGGTACCCTGCCGGAAAAGCTCGAAGCCATTGCCGCCGCCGGTTTTGACGGAGTGGAGATTTTCGAGAATGACCTTCTTTACTACGACGGTAGCCCACGGGAAATCAAACAGATGTGCGCCGATCTCGGGATCGCGATCACACTGTTTCAACCCTTCCGGGATTTCGAAGGCTGCCGCCGTGACCGCCTGTCACGCAACCTCGAGCGGGCCGAGCGCAAATTCGACTTGATGCAGGAGCTGGGCACTGACCTGGTGCTGGTGTGCAGTAACGCCTCGGCTGATTCGGTCGGTGATGAACAGATCCTGGTCGACGATTTGCGCCTGCTGGCCGAACGTGCTGGCGCGCGTGGTCTGCGAATCGGTTACGAAGCCCTGGCCTGGGGCCGGCATGTGAACACTTATCAACAGGTGTGGAACATCGTTCGCCAGGCGGATCACCCTAGCCTCGGCGTCTTGCTGGACAGCTTTCACACGCTGTCGCTCAAGGGCGATCCGAGCGCCATCGCCGAAATTCCGGGCGACAAGATTTTCTTCGTGCAAATGGCCGATGCACCCATCCTGGCCATGGACGTGTTGGAGTGGAGCCGGCATTTCCGCTGCTTCCCTGGCCAGGGTGAATTCGACCTGCCGGGCTTTCTTGCGCCGATCATCCAGAGCGGTTACACCGGGCCGCTGTCACTGGAAATCTTCAACGATGGTTTCCGTGCCGCGCCGCCTCGGGCCAATGCCGCCGACGGTTTGCGTTCGCTGCTGTACCTGGAGGAGAAAACCCGTCAGCGTCTGGAGCAGCAAACCAAGCCCTCGGCCAACCTCGACATTTTGTTCGAGACGCCAAAGGCCAGCGAATACAACGGCATCGAGTTTCTCGAGTTTGCAGTGGACGAAAGCCTCGGTGCCAAGCTCTCGCATTGGCTGGAACGGTTGGGTTTCGTCAAGGCCGGGCAGCATCGCTCCAAGAGCGTTAGCCTACTGCGTCAGGGCGATATCAACCTGATCCTCAACTCCGAACCGTATTCGTTTGCCCATAGTTTTTTCGAAGCCCATGGCCCGTCGTTGTGCGCGACGGCCGTGCGGGTCAAGGACAGCGCCAGTGCGCTGGCCCGGGCCGTGGCCTACAAAGGTCAGCCGTATCGCGGGCTGGTGGGCCCCAACGAATTGGAACTGGCGGCGGTTCGAGCCCCGGATGGCAGCCTGATCTATCTGGTGGATCAAGACGCCGATGTCTATGGCACCGATTTCCATCTGTTCCCCGACGCCGTGGCCAGCGGCGGCCTCAAGCGTATCGACCATATGGCCATGGCATTGCCGGCCGACAGCCTCGACAGTTGGGTGCTGTTTTATAAGAGCCTGCTGGACTTTGAAGCTGACGATGAAGTGGTGCTGCCCGACCCTTACGGCCTGGTAAAAAGCCGTGCGCTGCGCAGCCGCGACAGTTCGATCCGTTTGCCGCTGAACATTTCCGAGAACCGCAACACCGCCATCTCACACGCGCTGTCGAGTTATCGCGGCTCCGGTGTGCATCACATCGCGTTCGATTGCGACGATATCTTTGCGCAAGTCAGCCGGGCCAAGGAGGCGGGTGTGCCGTTGCTGGACATCCCGCTCAATTACTACGATGACCTCGCCGCACGGTTTGATTTCGATGACGAGTTCCTCAGCGAACTGGCGTATTACAACGTCTTGTACGACCGCGATGCTCAGGGCGGCGAACTGTTTCATGTGTACACCGAGCCGTTTGAAGGGCGGTTCTTCTTTGAAATCATTCAACGCAAGAACGGCTACGCGGGGTACGGCGCAGCGAACGTGGCGGTGCGACTGGCGGCGATGGCCAAATCTCGCAGCGGTGCGATCCGTCAGGCCAAGTTGTAG
- a CDS encoding shikimate dehydrogenase yields the protein MTQHNSVLAGLIGAGIQASRTPALHEHEGDAQGMRYLYRLIDLDQLKLDSSALPDLLLAAERMNFTGLNITFPCKQTIIPLLDELSPEARGIGAVNTVVLKDGKRIGHNTDCLGFAEGFRRGLKDVARERVVQMGAGGAGAAVAHALLSEGVQLLSIFDVEISRAQALADNLNQHFGAGRAVAGHDLPSTLGLADGLVNTTPMGMKKLPGMPVPAELLRAELWVAEIVYFPLETELLRNARALGCRTLDGGNMAVFQAVKAFELFSNVVPDAQRMLAHFQSMKG from the coding sequence ATGACTCAGCACAACAGCGTACTGGCCGGGCTGATCGGCGCCGGGATTCAAGCCTCCCGCACACCGGCACTGCACGAGCATGAAGGCGACGCGCAGGGCATGCGTTATCTCTACCGTTTGATCGATCTGGATCAGTTGAAGCTCGACAGCAGCGCCCTGCCCGATTTGCTGTTGGCGGCCGAACGGATGAATTTCACCGGGCTCAACATCACCTTCCCGTGCAAACAGACGATCATCCCGCTGCTCGACGAACTGTCACCAGAAGCCCGCGGCATTGGCGCGGTGAATACCGTGGTCTTGAAAGATGGCAAACGAATCGGCCACAACACTGATTGCCTGGGGTTCGCCGAGGGTTTTCGCCGTGGCCTGAAGGACGTTGCCCGTGAGCGTGTCGTACAAATGGGTGCCGGCGGTGCAGGCGCGGCGGTGGCCCACGCGCTATTGAGCGAAGGTGTACAGCTGTTGAGCATTTTCGATGTGGAGATCAGCCGCGCGCAGGCCTTGGCGGACAACCTCAATCAACATTTCGGGGCCGGTCGCGCGGTGGCCGGGCATGATTTGCCGAGCACTTTGGGCCTGGCTGACGGCTTGGTGAACACCACACCCATGGGCATGAAAAAACTCCCGGGCATGCCCGTGCCGGCGGAGTTGCTTCGCGCCGAATTGTGGGTGGCCGAGATCGTGTACTTTCCGCTGGAAACCGAACTGCTGCGCAACGCCCGAGCCCTCGGTTGCCGGACCCTGGATGGCGGCAACATGGCAGTGTTTCAGGCCGTGAAGGCATTTGAATTGTTCAGCAACGTAGTGCCGGATGCGCAGCGAATGCTGGCGCACTTTCAGAGCATGAAGGGTTGA
- a CDS encoding TetR/AcrR family transcriptional regulator — protein MTMTSERSAVPDDVIVEPRKGRKNNPEKTRENILQEAIVEFVQQGLSGARVDAIAERIHTSKRMIYYYFGSKEQLYVEVLEKLYGDIRSTENRLHLTELAPVEAIRRLVEFTFDHHDRNVDFVRIVSIENIHNAEYVKRSDAIKAMNNTILDSLGEILRRGAEEGLFRAGLVPLDVHLLISSFCFYRVSNRHTFGEIFQIDLPDDAIKQRHREMICESVLRYLQA, from the coding sequence ATGACAATGACTTCAGAACGCTCCGCAGTGCCCGACGATGTGATCGTCGAGCCGCGCAAGGGCCGCAAAAACAACCCGGAAAAGACCCGCGAAAACATCCTTCAAGAGGCGATTGTCGAGTTCGTCCAGCAGGGGCTTTCCGGTGCTCGCGTCGATGCAATCGCCGAGCGCATTCACACCTCCAAGCGCATGATCTACTACTACTTCGGCAGCAAGGAGCAGCTGTACGTTGAGGTGCTGGAAAAACTCTACGGAGACATTCGCAGCACCGAAAACCGCTTGCACCTGACCGAACTGGCGCCGGTCGAGGCGATCCGGCGCCTGGTGGAGTTCACCTTCGATCACCATGATCGCAATGTCGATTTCGTGCGCATTGTGAGCATCGAGAACATTCACAATGCCGAGTATGTGAAGCGCTCCGATGCGATCAAGGCGATGAACAACACGATCCTCGATTCACTGGGCGAAATTTTGCGTCGTGGCGCCGAAGAAGGTCTATTCCGCGCGGGGCTCGTGCCGCTGGATGTGCATTTGCTGATCAGTTCGTTCTGCTTCTATCGCGTGTCGAACCGCCATACCTTTGGTGAGATTTTTCAGATCGACCTGCCGGACGACGCCATCAAGCAGCGTCATCGCGAGATGATTTGCGAGTCGGTGTTGCGCTATCTGCAGGCCTGA
- a CDS encoding neutral zinc metallopeptidase produces the protein MLWKKGRRSDNVVDARGDDAGGGGGGGVRFGGGKGLSLTAIILIVGIGWITGQDPLQILGQLTGQMSEQSAPATNQTRKAPPANDEGAEFVRSILGDTEDTWGQIFQQAGRQYKDPTLVLFSNRVNSACGLATSATGPFYCPADQKVYLDMAFFQEMSQRFSAAGDFAQAYVIAHEVGHHVQTLLGVSAKIQAARAQGRQMEGDGGLLVRQELQADCLAGVWANNAQKRLNWLEPGDIEEALNAANAIGDDRLQQQGQGRVVPDSFTHGTSAQRVRWFKTGFAQGQVGQCDTFAAKNL, from the coding sequence ATGCTATGGAAAAAAGGCCGACGCAGCGACAACGTGGTCGATGCCCGTGGCGATGATGCCGGCGGTGGCGGTGGGGGCGGAGTGCGTTTCGGTGGCGGCAAGGGCTTGAGCCTGACCGCGATCATTCTGATTGTCGGCATCGGCTGGATCACGGGCCAGGATCCGCTACAAATCCTCGGACAACTCACGGGTCAAATGAGCGAGCAATCGGCGCCAGCCACTAACCAGACCCGCAAGGCGCCACCGGCAAACGATGAGGGCGCCGAATTCGTCCGCTCGATCCTCGGTGACACCGAAGACACGTGGGGTCAGATTTTCCAGCAGGCAGGTCGGCAATATAAGGACCCGACGCTGGTGCTGTTCAGCAATCGCGTCAACTCCGCCTGCGGTCTGGCGACGTCGGCAACCGGCCCGTTCTATTGCCCGGCGGACCAGAAGGTCTACCTGGACATGGCGTTCTTCCAGGAAATGTCGCAACGCTTTTCCGCCGCCGGTGACTTCGCGCAGGCCTACGTGATTGCTCACGAAGTCGGACATCACGTTCAGACCTTGCTCGGCGTTTCAGCGAAAATTCAGGCAGCCCGTGCCCAAGGCCGGCAAATGGAAGGCGATGGCGGCTTGCTCGTGCGCCAGGAACTGCAAGCGGATTGCCTGGCCGGGGTGTGGGCCAACAACGCGCAGAAACGTCTGAACTGGCTGGAACCGGGCGACATCGAAGAAGCCTTGAACGCCGCCAACGCCATCGGCGACGACCGCTTGCAGCAGCAAGGTCAGGGTCGCGTGGTGCCGGACTCGTTTACCCATGGCACATCAGCGCAAAGGGTGCGCTGGTTCAAAACCGGATTTGCGCAAGGCCAGGTGGGCCAGTGCGATACCTTTGCGGCGAAAAATTTGTAA
- a CDS encoding MFS transporter, whose protein sequence is MIPSQSSRMAPAMSVTAGGIGDKIRGAMAVGKTRWGMLALVFFATTLNYIDRAALGVMQPILAKEMSWTAMDYANINFWFQVGYAIGFVLQGRLIDRVGVKRVFFCAVLLWSVATGAHGLATSAVGFMVCRFILGLTEAANYPACVKTTRLWFPAGERAVATGIFNAGTNVGAMFTPMLLPLILHVWGWQAAFLCMSALGGIWLLFWGLKYFNPEDHPSVKQSELDYIQKEVEPEQARVPFSKILRMRGTWAFALAYSMTAPVFWFYLYWLPPFLNQQYNLGINVTQMGIPLIIIYLTADFGSVGGGILSSFLIGRGINPIKARLMSMFLFACCIVGVVMAAGASNLWVAVAAISLAIGAHQAWTANIWSLVMDYTPKHMMSTVFGFGGMCAAIGGMFMTQLVGHILTVTNNNYTVLFTLIPAMYFIALTWMYFMAPRKIPAVTK, encoded by the coding sequence ATGATTCCTTCCCAAAGCTCACGCATGGCTCCGGCCATGAGCGTCACTGCCGGCGGCATCGGCGACAAAATCCGCGGCGCCATGGCGGTCGGCAAAACCCGTTGGGGCATGCTGGCGCTGGTGTTCTTCGCGACAACCCTGAACTACATCGACCGCGCCGCCCTGGGCGTCATGCAGCCCATCCTCGCCAAGGAAATGAGCTGGACGGCGATGGACTACGCCAACATCAACTTCTGGTTCCAGGTCGGTTACGCCATCGGTTTCGTGTTGCAGGGCCGCTTGATCGACCGGGTCGGTGTCAAGCGCGTGTTCTTCTGCGCGGTGCTGCTCTGGAGCGTCGCCACCGGTGCCCACGGCCTGGCCACTTCAGCCGTCGGCTTCATGGTCTGCCGTTTCATCCTTGGTTTGACCGAAGCCGCCAACTACCCCGCCTGCGTGAAAACCACCCGCCTGTGGTTCCCGGCCGGTGAACGCGCCGTGGCCACCGGCATCTTCAACGCCGGGACCAACGTCGGTGCGATGTTCACCCCGATGTTGCTGCCGCTGATCCTGCATGTCTGGGGCTGGCAAGCCGCGTTCCTGTGCATGTCGGCACTGGGCGGGATCTGGTTGCTGTTCTGGGGCTTGAAGTACTTCAACCCGGAAGATCACCCGAGCGTCAAACAGTCGGAACTGGACTACATCCAGAAAGAAGTCGAGCCGGAACAAGCCCGCGTGCCGTTCTCGAAAATCCTGCGCATGCGTGGCACCTGGGCCTTCGCCCTCGCCTACTCGATGACCGCGCCGGTGTTCTGGTTCTACCTGTACTGGCTGCCGCCGTTCCTCAATCAGCAATACAACCTGGGAATCAACGTGACCCAGATGGGCATTCCGCTGATCATCATTTACCTGACCGCTGACTTCGGCAGCGTCGGCGGCGGGATCCTCTCCTCGTTCCTGATCGGTCGCGGTATCAACCCGATCAAGGCGCGGTTGATGTCCATGTTCCTGTTCGCCTGCTGCATCGTCGGCGTGGTCATGGCGGCCGGCGCCAGCAATCTGTGGGTCGCAGTGGCCGCCATCTCCCTGGCCATCGGTGCTCACCAGGCCTGGACTGCAAACATCTGGAGCCTGGTGATGGACTACACGCCCAAGCACATGATGAGCACGGTGTTTGGTTTTGGCGGCATGTGCGCAGCCATCGGCGGGATGTTCATGACGCAGTTGGTCGGCCATATCCTGACCGTCACCAACAATAACTACACCGTGTTGTTCACCCTGATCCCGGCGATGTACTTCATCGCGCTGACCTGGATGTACTTCATGGCGCCGCGCAAGATTCCTGCCGTCACCAAATAA
- a CDS encoding HAD family hydrolase: MSLAEVRHWVFDMDGTLTVAVHDFAAIRVALAIPAEDDILTHLAALPADEAAAKHAWLLEHERDLALGSKPAPGAVELVRELAGRGYRLGILTRNARELAHVTLEAIGLADCFAVEDVLGRDEAPPKPHPGGLLKLAEAWKVPASEMVMVGDYRFDLDCGRAAGARTVLVNLPDNPWPELTDWHAADCVVLRQMLLA; encoded by the coding sequence ATGAGCCTGGCCGAGGTGCGTCACTGGGTGTTCGACATGGACGGCACCCTGACGGTGGCCGTGCATGACTTCGCGGCGATTCGCGTGGCGTTGGCGATCCCGGCTGAAGACGACATCCTGACCCACCTCGCCGCACTGCCGGCCGATGAAGCGGCGGCTAAACATGCGTGGCTGCTGGAGCATGAACGTGATCTGGCGCTGGGTTCGAAGCCGGCGCCGGGTGCCGTGGAGCTGGTGCGAGAATTGGCCGGGCGCGGCTATCGCCTGGGGATTCTCACGCGCAATGCCCGGGAGTTGGCGCATGTGACGCTGGAGGCGATTGGCCTGGCCGACTGCTTCGCGGTGGAGGATGTGCTGGGGCGTGATGAAGCGCCGCCCAAGCCGCATCCCGGTGGTTTGCTGAAACTGGCCGAGGCCTGGAAGGTGCCCGCTAGCGAAATGGTGATGGTCGGTGATTACCGCTTTGATCTCGATTGCGGGCGAGCGGCAGGGGCACGGACGGTGTTGGTGAATCTGCCGGATAACCCGTGGCCGGAACTGACGGACTGGCATGCGGCGGATTGTGTGGTGTTGCGGCAGATGCTGTTGGCTTGA
- a CDS encoding IclR family transcriptional regulator, translating to MAGSQIERVFSVLESLTSDPRGLPMQTLAEQLDIPKSATHRLLAELIRLGYVRQNPENLRYHLTTKLIAMGFRYLSGSGADIVQPVLDRLAQETGELVRLGVIEGERQIWIAKSQGARSGLRYDPDMGRDAPLFYTASGHAWLACMSDAEALSLVERQGGERPKDLGPNAPRSNIELLERLRLAREQGYAWVEESSAVGTSAIAAVVRHPSEGRVMGVLSIAGPSARMPGARLHELAPLLLRYTEELSAASLASELFS from the coding sequence ATGGCCGGCAGTCAGATCGAACGTGTTTTCAGCGTGCTGGAAAGCCTTACCAGTGACCCGCGCGGACTGCCGATGCAGACCCTGGCGGAACAACTGGACATCCCGAAAAGCGCGACCCATCGCTTGCTCGCCGAGCTGATTCGGTTGGGCTATGTGCGACAGAATCCAGAGAACCTGCGCTATCACCTGACCACTAAATTGATCGCGATGGGGTTTCGTTATCTCTCGGGCAGCGGCGCCGATATCGTGCAGCCAGTGCTGGATCGCCTCGCGCAGGAGACCGGTGAACTGGTGCGCCTGGGCGTCATTGAAGGCGAGCGGCAGATCTGGATCGCCAAGTCGCAAGGTGCCCGGTCCGGCCTGCGTTACGACCCGGACATGGGCCGCGATGCGCCGTTGTTCTACACCGCATCGGGCCACGCCTGGCTGGCGTGCATGAGCGATGCCGAGGCGTTGTCGCTGGTAGAACGCCAGGGCGGGGAGCGGCCCAAAGACCTGGGGCCGAATGCGCCGCGTTCCAACATTGAACTGCTGGAGCGCTTGCGTCTGGCGCGTGAGCAGGGTTATGCCTGGGTTGAAGAGAGTTCGGCGGTGGGCACCTCGGCGATTGCTGCCGTGGTGCGCCATCCGAGCGAGGGGCGGGTGATGGGGGTGCTGAGCATCGCCGGGCCGAGCGCACGTATGCCGGGTGCTCGGTTGCATGAGTTGGCGCCGCTGTTGTTGAGGTATACCGAGGAGTTGTCGGCGGCGAGCCTTGCTTCAGAGTTGTTCAGCTGA
- a CDS encoding DMT family transporter: MTVSTPLSGVNQPFKGILLIVVATFLFSSHDALSKYLSGFYPIVMVVWARYVVHTLLMAGIFLPQSGLRVLRTKRPWLQVMRALCLLGTSLFFTTGLQYIPLAEATAVNFLAPVLVTALSVPLLKEHVTRGQWIAVICGFSGVLIIVHPGGDLFTPAVLLPLCSALFFCFYQLLTRKLSNIDSPTTSNFFAGLCNTLVMSALVPFFWQVPSLGHGLMMVALGACGMTAHLFLTQAFRYAAPALLAPFGYCQIVFAGLLGWLLFAHTPTLTTVIGIAVICCSGLAAAWQQSRR; the protein is encoded by the coding sequence ATGACCGTCAGCACTCCGCTCTCCGGCGTAAACCAGCCCTTCAAAGGGATTTTGCTGATCGTCGTCGCCACGTTCCTCTTCTCCAGTCACGACGCCCTGTCCAAATACCTCTCCGGTTTCTATCCGATCGTCATGGTGGTTTGGGCGCGCTATGTGGTTCACACCTTGTTGATGGCGGGGATTTTCCTGCCGCAATCCGGATTGCGCGTACTGCGAACCAAGCGGCCATGGCTGCAAGTGATGCGGGCGTTGTGCCTGTTGGGCACCAGTCTGTTTTTCACCACCGGTTTGCAATACATCCCGTTGGCCGAAGCCACGGCGGTCAACTTTCTTGCGCCGGTATTGGTCACCGCGCTGTCGGTGCCGTTGCTGAAGGAACACGTCACCCGCGGCCAATGGATCGCGGTAATTTGTGGATTTAGCGGCGTGTTGATCATCGTCCACCCCGGCGGTGATCTGTTCACGCCAGCGGTGCTGCTGCCGCTCTGCTCGGCGCTGTTCTTCTGCTTCTATCAATTGCTCACCCGCAAGCTCAGCAACATCGACAGCCCGACCACCAGCAACTTCTTCGCCGGACTGTGCAACACCCTGGTGATGAGCGCGCTGGTGCCGTTCTTCTGGCAAGTGCCGAGCCTAGGGCATGGCTTGATGATGGTCGCGTTGGGCGCGTGCGGGATGACGGCTCACTTGTTCCTGACCCAGGCGTTTCGCTACGCTGCGCCGGCGTTGCTGGCGCCGTTCGGTTATTGCCAGATTGTGTTTGCCGGTCTGCTGGGCTGGCTGCTGTTTGCCCACACACCGACCCTGACTACGGTGATCGGGATCGCGGTGATTTGCTGCAGCGGATTGGCGGCGGCGTGGCAACAGAGTCGCCGATAA